The Dethiosulfovibrio peptidovorans DSM 11002 nucleotide sequence GGGAGAGGAAATGTGGAGTTTCAAGGCCTCCAGAGAAATTCTATCCTCCCCATTGATAGCTCCTCCCTTTGTCTACATAGGCGACCACGCTGGCATATTTCATGCGTTAAGCCTGGATTCGGGGAAAAGGACATGGGGTGGATCTTCGGGAGGCCCTATCGACGCCACGCCAGCCTACTCCAACGGAGTTGTCTACTACTGCGGATGGGACGGAGTACTGCACGCCATAAGGGTAAAGGGAGTTACTCCCCTGTGGAGCTTCAAAGCCGACGGAGCAGCTACCACCGACATAGTTTTATCGGAAAAAAAGGCCTATCTAGGGACATCCTCCGGAACCTTCTACTGCATAGGGACCGAAAATGGCTCACCCCTATGGTCCATCAAGATGGAGGGAGGGATCGTGGCTTCTCCGGTGGGCTCTCAAAACAGGGTATATGTCCCAGAACAGAACGGTAAACTCCACTGTTTTAACGGAAGTACCGGAGAGGAAATTTGGTCACTGGATCTAGGGTCTAACCTGGTCTCCGATCCCGTGATCTCCCAAGGGAATATTTTCATAGGCACCATGGACGGATCGATCTACTCGATAAAGGAAAGGCGATGAAAAACAAGAATTTTATGGATTTAGCCATAGAAGAGGCGAAAAAAGCCGCCTCGGAGGGAGACATCCCCGTAGGTGCCGTGGTCGTTTACAAAAACGATGTGATCGGGAGAGGCAGAAACCTGAGGAGGATCGACCACGATCCCACCGCTCATGCGGAGATAGTCGCCATAAGACAGGCAGCGAAAGCAAGGGGAAGTTGGAACCTCTCGGGGTGCGAGATATACGTAACTCTCGAACCCTGTCCGATGTGCGCCGGAGCTATCGTTCAGTCGAGGATAGCCAAGGTTGTCTACGGTTGCACCGATCCAAAAGCCGGAGCAAGCGGAACCCTGTACGACATAACCAGGGACACCAGGCTGAACCACAGGTGCGAGGTCATAAAAGGCATCGAGGAGGACAGATGCAGGAATATGTTACGAGACTTCTTCTCCGAATGTCGAAAGAAAAGACGGAAAGAGAGAAACCCGTCTCCAGGAGCCCCCTAAAAACTAGCTCCCCTTGCAAAAAGAGGCTCCGATAGGTATAATTGCTTTCTGTCGAGGAGGAGTGGCCGAGCGGTCGAAGGCGCTTGACTCGAAATCAAGTGAGGGGCTCTGCTCCTCCGTGGGTTCAAATCCCACCTCCTCCGCCACTTTTTAACTAAATATATTGAAAAGCCCTTCTTTTTTGGAAGGGCTTTTGTATATCGATCAAAAACGCTCCAATACCTCCAGAAAATCCGGTCCGTAAAGGTCGAGTTTTTTGACTCCCACTCCCTGAAGACAGCCGATCTCATCCAACGAATTCGGTCGTAACTCCAACATCTGGCGCAGGGTAGCGTCGTGAAATATAACATAGGCTGGAACACCGTGCTCTCTGGCCAACTCCAGTCTCTTCGCCCTCAATGCCTCCCACAGAGGATTACCGTCGAATTCCGAGGAGCCTTTGGTAGATACCTCTGACGTACTCGATCTGCTGTTTTTATCAGATGTCTTAACCTCGTCTACCCGGAAGGAAAGGCGCCTTTCTCCACGAAGAACCGGCCAGCTATCGCCGCAAAGACGAAGTCCTCCGTAACCGTCAGGGACCACCGATAGGACTCCCATGGCCAACAGCTGTCTGTAGACCGAACGCCATTGTCTTTCGTTCAGCTCACCGCCTATTCCGAAGGTGGATACTTGATCGTGTCCGGCTTCCAGAACCTTCTTGGTTCCCCTGCCCAGAAGCACGTCTATGAGGTGTCCTGTTCCGTAGATCTGCCCCGTTCGATAGACACAGGATAGAGCCTTTTGAGCCTGAACCGTGCCATCCCAGGTCTTCACGGGGTTCAGACAGGTGTCGCAGTTCCCACAGGGAACGTCGCAGCTATCCCCAAAGAAAGAAAGCAGGGAGCGGCGACGACAGCCGGTGGTCTCACAATAACCCAACATGATCTCCAGATTCTGTCGACTGATCCTCTTGTATCTTTCGTCTCCTTCGGACATCTCTATCAGCTTGAGTTGCCCCGTTACATCGGCCATACCGTAGGTCATCCAGGCATCGGCGGGCAGGCCGTCTCTGCCAGCCCTTCCCGTTTCCTGATAGTAGGCTGCCAGGCTCTTAGGCATGTCCAGATGAGCTACGAAACGAACGTCGGGTTTGTCTATGCCCATTCCGAAGGCGATGGTGGCGACCACCACGACCGCCTCCTCGTCCTGAAACCTTTCCTGGACCGTCCTTCGTTCCTCCGCCCCCATACCACCGTGATAGGACAGAGCTTTAATTCCGTTATCCCGAAGCCACTGGGCTATCGACTCGGTTTTTCGCCTGGTCATACAGTAGACGATGCCAGAGTCGTTACGATGGCTTCTCCTGAGAAAATCAAGCAGCTGTTTTTTTGGTTTTTCCTTCATGACTACCTGATAGCGGATGTTCGGCCTGTCGAAGCCGGAGACGAAGACTTTACCTCCGTTCAGGTCGAGCCGCGAAAGGATCTCTTTTCTTGTGAGTTCGTCCGCCGTAGCTGTGACCGCTATCCTGGGGACTTCCGGGAAAGCCCTACCCAGCTCTCCTAGCCGAAGGTACTCGGGGCGAAAATCGTGCCCCCATTGGGATACGCAGTGAGCTTCGTCTATAGCTATCACGGACAGGGAGATCCTGGAGAGAAAATCCATAAAGCTCGGTTTCATCGCCCTTTCGGGGGCCACGTAAAGAAGGTCCAGTTCCCCTCTCATGGCGGCCCGGGAGACCTGCACGAACTCCTCGTAGTTCATAGTGGAATTCATGTAGGCAGCCCTCACGCCGCTCTGGACGAGCCCGTTTACCTGATCGTGCATCAAGGCTATTAGCGGAGAGATCACGACGCCTATTCCGGGACGTAGGATGGCCGGTATCTGATAGCACAGGGACTTCCCTCCTCCGGTGGGCATAAGGACAAGGCAATCCCCTCCACCCATGACGTGGTCTATGGCGTCTCCTTGATTCAGACGGAATTCGTCGTACCCGAAAAGGCGCTTTAACAACCCACGAGGAGTCTCGTCCATCAATCAAATCATCTCCTGACTACAAAAAAAGCGAGATCCCTCGGGATCTCGCTTCAGAAATGCTATGGCGCGCCGGGCAGGATTCGAACCCACGACCTTCTGGTCCGTAGCCAGACGCTCTATCCAGCTGAGCTACCGGCGCACACTTTAGTGGCGGAGAGAGAGGGATTCGAACCCTCGGATCCGAATCGGATCACGCACTTAGCAGGCGCGCGCCTTCGACCACTCGGCCATCTCTCCACGCAACGCAGCATATTCTACATACGGGAGAGGTTTCTGTCAAGTCGATCCGAGAATTTATTCTTCTGACTCTTGATCCTCACTCGCATTATCCTCGGAGATGACCTCTACAGATTCTTCCTCGGCAGGGAAGATCTCCGGATCAAGTATCTTGACATCCACTTTTTCAGATATCTCGTCCAGGAAAGTTCTCTGGAGCTCCTGTCTCTTCTGGTTCAACACCATAGACTGAAGCTGCTCTTTGGCGTCCTCGAAGGAGGTAACCTCTCTGTCCTTGGCGGACTTTCTGTAAACGACTATAAAATCGTCGCTGGCGACCTCCACCGGCTCAGCGTACTGACCGTCGTCCATAGAGGCGATAAAAGCCAGATTCTCCGGCAGAGAGTCCTTCTTTAGGAACGCAGGCTTTTCGGACCCGGTAGATCCTGTGATGTCCGAGGAGGAGAATTCCTCCAAAACCACGTCCCAGGATGTCCCGGACGAAAGCTCCTCGTAAGCCTTATTCGCAGCCTCTTGGCTGCTGAACTCGGCCGCAAGTACCTCGAACCCTTCAGGAACGGTAAAGACGAAGTCCTTTACGCTATCGTAGAGGGCCTGAAGCTCCTCGTCGTTTACTTTGGCGGCGGCTGAAGCCTCCTCCAGAAGCATCTGCTGAGAAAGTTGGGTTTTAAGCTGTTCTCTGAGATCGTTCATCGTTATGCCCGTTTCCTGAAGGTACTGCATAAAAGCCTCTTTCGTCGGAAACTGATCCTCTATGCCCGACACGGCCTGATCCAGTTCCTCCTTGGACGGGGTGATGCCTAAAGCCTTAACCTCCTTGAGAAGGGCCTCCTGGACCACCATTTGATCGAGAACCATCTGTCTTATCATGGGAAGATCGGTAGACGTAACGTCCTTTATTCCGGCCCTCTCTACGTAGTCCTGTACGGACCTAAGTAGCTGACTTCTCATCAGTTTCTTGCCGTCTATCTCGGCCACCGCATAATCCTCGTTGCTACTACGGCTACTCTTACCTCCGCCTACCCCGTACATCAGGGGGATAGCCAAAACAAAACACAGCAGGAAAAAGACGAGAATCCATTTCACCTGTGTACGAAGCGTCCTCAACATCAACGTAAATCTTCCCCTTTCATGATCGCTTTTTGCACGATACCTACAGATAGATATTGTATCACAGCAAGGTTATCGATCATACGCTATATTATACCTCCGCCAGGGAGAAACCTATTTTACCCTCAGTCTCCAACGGGACCGCCAGAGATGCCACGTTTTTCATGATCTCCTGAAGCTCGGCAAGGACCTCCTCCGATCGCTCCTCGGGACATTCACAGACTATAGAGTCATGTACCTGAAGGACCATAGACACATCCGGATCCTCCGCAAAAGACCTGGAAACGGCTATCATGGCCTTTTTCGCCAGGTCAGCGGCGGTACCCTGTATCGGAGAATTTATCGCCACCCTCCTGATATGTCCCCGATCCCTGGTGTTGCCGGTGACGACCTCCTCAAGAGGCCTTATCCTTCCGAATAAGGTCTCGGTGTAGCCCTTGGCGATCGCCTCGTCGGCACTCTTAGTCACGTAGGCCTCTACGCCGGGAAGGGCCGCAAAATAACGGGACATTATCCTGTCCGCCTCGGACCGCCCTACCCCTAATCTCTTGGCTAAACCGAAGGCACTCATGCCGTAGAGAAGTCCGAAGGTCACCATCTTGGCGGAACGTCGCAGCTCTTTGGTAACCATAGAGCTGTCCACCCCGAAGACCATGGATGCCGTCTCTGTGTGGATATCCCTGCCGGAGCGGAATATGTCGGCCAACCTCTTTTCTCCCGATATATGGGCCAAAACCCTCAACTCCACCTGAGAGTAATCGGCTGCGACGAAACATCTCCCCTTCTCCCTCGGGATCAGAGAACTTTTTATCCTATCGGACCATTCTCCATATGCCGGCAGATTCTGTAGGTTGGGATCCCTGCTGCTGAGCCTGCCTGTACCGGTGGTATCGCTCTCGAAGGTACTGCGTATGATACCGTCCCCACAGACGGAGCTCATCAGAGGCAGAGCGAAACCGCTGGACATCTTTGAGAGGGCTCTATGCTCCAGCAGCATGGACGGAACGGCGTTGTGAGGCTCCGGAAGTTCCGCCAGCTGCTCCAACACCGTGACGTCCGTAGAGTATCCGGTCTTCGTCTTCTTCACAGGAGGAAGGCCTAGCTTCTCGAAGAGAAGGCATCCGACCTGCTTGGGAGAATTGAGGTTTATCGATTCTCCGGCAGCGGAGGTTATCTCCTCCACTATCCGTTCCAGACGTTCTTTCAGATCCGATATGACATCTTGAAGAACAGGTTCTTCCAGCTTTATGCCGGATTTTTCCATCGATACCAGGACTGGGACCAAGGGCATATCTATACCGTACAAGACCTCGGAGAGCCCTCTGGACTCAATTGTTTGAGATAGATCGTCTCGAAGACGCCATAACGCCATCGCCCGTTCCTCCGTGGATTCGGGACAATCGTCGCCCATAACCGACGGCATATCGTGAGAGGCTTTGTCTGGATGGAGCAGATAATCGACACTCCTGAGATCCCAGACTCTGGAATAATCCGAAGGAACTCCCATGGCGACCAGCAATCTCTTGTAATCCGAGGTAATCACCGACCCCCTCTCCAGCCAGGAAGATAACTCGAAGGGCATCTCGCTACCGGACCAGAACCGCCCGTCTTTAGAGCACACCACCAGAGGATCGGCCACGAGCGACATGGGATACTCTCCGGTCCACTTGCCGTGAAAGGCAAGCTCGTCGCACATCAGAAGCTCGTCCAGCTCAACCGATTTAAGCTCCACCAAAGAGAGAGACTGTGCTTCTTTCTCTACCGAGGAGTCTCCGGAAAAACTCGTTTCTCCACAGATAAGGTCTCCCATCGATCTCTCCAGAGAGCTCATACCCAGCTCCCGACAGAGAGCGATGAAGCCGTCCGAATCGGGAACTCCGCACACCAGGTCGACATCGTCCGGAGCCCCATCGACGCTCAAGGTCGTCAAGATAAGGGATTTCCTTGCCAGATCTGCGTTTTCCTCCAGCTTTTTTCTCTGACCGGCGGTCAGATCCGCCGTATGGGCCAATATCCCCTCCAGGTCTCCGTATTTCCCGAGCAGCCTTCGAGCGGTCTTGTCGCCTATGCCAGGCACGCCCGGTACGTTGTCCACGCTATCTCCGACCAAAGCCAGATAGTCGGCCATCCTGGCGGGAGGGAAACCATATTCTCCCTGAAAGGTCTCGGCGTCCCACCGGTTGAAGGAGGAAATCCCCTTGCCCGGTCTTATCACCGTTATCCCCTCGTCCAGTATCTGAAGCATGTCCTTATCGGACGTGACCACCAGAACGGGGGTACCCTTATACGCGTATTCTCTGGAAACGGCGCCTATGACGTCGTCGGCCTCGACGCCGGGACGACATATCACCGGGATGCCCAAAAGCCCCAGCATTTTCTTCAATATCGGAAGCTGTACCTTGAACTCCTCCGGGGTGGGTTTTCTCCCCTTTTTGTATTCTTCGAACATCTCGTGACGGAAGGTCTTCCCAGGAGCGTCGAAAACCACCGAGAGAGACTGGGGAGCCCACTCTTTTTTGATCTTGGAAAGCATGTTGAAAAACCCGACCAAGGCGTTGGTCGGAGTTCCATCCGGAGCGGTCAGTTCGGGAATGGCGTAAAAGGCCCTGAAGGCAAGGCCGTGTCCGTCCACAAACATAATAGGTCCTTCGGTCATATCTCTCCTCCTCTTTCACATGTTTAAGGTATAATATCTTTTTGACGCCATCAATTGTACCAAGCAAACGATAAACAGGGAGGAACGGAATATGTCTAAAACCGTAAGAGTCCGATTCGCCCCCAGTCCGACCGGGGCTCTTCATATCGGTGGGGCTCATACAGCATTGTTCAACTGGCTCTGGGCCCGACACATGGGAGGAAAATTCATTCTGAGGATCGAGGACACCGACCAGGTTCGCTCCACCAAGGAATACGAGGATACCATCATGGCCGGAATGAAGTGGATGAACCTCGATTGGGACGAGGGGCCCGATATCGGAGGAGATTTCGGCCCATACCGCCAGACCGAAAGGCTTCATCTTTACAGAAAATACGCCGACGAACTGTTGGAGAGAGGGCTGGCCTACAAAGACGGCGAGGCTGTCATCTTCAAGGTCCCCCTGGGAGAGGACATCGGCTTCGAGGACGTGGTGTACGGATCAATCGACGTGGTCAGCGACTCGCTGAAGGACGGCAGGACCGGTCAGATGAAGGACATCGTCCTGATAAAGAGCGACGGAATGCCGACCTACAACTACGCCGTCGTAGTGGACGACCACACTATGGGCATTACCCACGTAATAAGGGGCGAGGACCATATATCCAATACTCCCAAGCAGGTGCTCCTATACAAGGCATTGGGCTGGGAATTGCCTACCTTCGCCCATCTCCCGATGATACTCGGAAAGGACAAGAAAAAACTATCCAAACGCCATGGGGCAACCAGCGTCTACGAATACAGGGACATGGGCTATATGCCAGACTCGGTGTTCAACTTCCTGGCCCTGTTGGGATGGGCTCCATCCGGAGACAGAGAGATCTTCGACAGAGATCTGGCCATAGACGAGTTCGACCTTAAGGACGTCAACAGGAAACCCTCGGTTTTCGACATGGATAAACTCAACTACGTCAACCAGGGCCATCTCCACGCCCTCCCAACCGCAAAGAAAATCGAGATGCTGGCTCCTTTTTGGGAGGAGGCAGGCATAGACCTTTCCTCCATAGACGAGAGCTATATGGAAAAGGCCTTCGATCTCATGGGAGGCAGGGGCAGGACCGTCAAGGACCTGGCGGAGTTCACCGACTACTTCCTCGATTTCGCTCCTGTGACGAAAAGATACGACGGAGAGGTCTCCGACGAAACCAGAAAGACCCTCCAGGATTTTTTCTCCGATATGATGAAACTGGACACCTGGACGGCATCGGCCATGGAGGCCTTCGCAAGAGACTGGACCAAGGAAAAAGGGGTCAAGTTGAAGGACGTCGCCATGCCTATGAGGTTCGCCATAACGGGACACAAGGTAAGCCCGGGGATCTTCGAGCTAGCCGAGTTCATGGGCAAAGAGGAGATCAAGCGCAGGTTGTCCCACTACGGATTCCTGTAATATCCGGAGATACGAACGTAAAAGAGAGAGGGAGCCGATTATAAAATCGGTTCCCTCTCTCTTTTAGATCTAAATCGATCTCAACCGATCGAGGACGAAACTACCCCTCGGGGGTGTACTCATCCTCTTCGATCGCTCCCTTGGGACATTTGGAGGCACACACCCCACATCCCACGCATTTCTCCGGATCTATGACATGCTTCTCCTTTACCTTGCCCTCTATGGCACCTACGGGACAGGCCTTTGCGCAAATTGTACAGCCGACACAGTCTTCTTCCCTGACACGGTATACCTTCTTAGGTTGGGCCTTAGGATCTTCGACCTCATCGGGAACCTCACCCTTTCTGTAGGTCCACTCGCTCTGGAAGGGTTTACGATCGGCCTTACCGGTATCCAAGGTCACGTTGGACTTTCTCTCATAGGTGGATATGGCGAAATCGCAGGTCATAGTCAGAGCATCGACCGGACAGATATCGTTGCACTGGGCACAGAAACAGCACCTGTCGTTGTGAACGATTATTTTTTTCGGATCCTCCGGAGCCCTCTCTATGGCGTTCGCCGGACAGACCTTCATGCACATTCCACAACCTATGCACTTCTCTCTGTCGTAACCGACCTTGCCTCTGAAACGTCCCCAGGTTTCGACCGGCTCGTTCAGGTCGATCTCTCCCTTGGAGGCAGCCTCCAAGACTCCGGTCAGATCGTCTGGCATATGAGAGACCGGATAGGGGTTGGTGAAGGCCTTCTTGAAAAGATGTCGCAGTATCTGTACCGACATGGCGTTCAGCATGATCTCACCCCCCTAATGCAGTAAAACGTCCACGGAAATGAGGATCATCCCGGCCAGCGAGAGAGCCCCAACCTGAGCCCAATAAAAATGGGATGCCTGCCATATCTTCAGACGTCCGAAAGCGGTCCTAAGGAAGGTCACGCCGAAAACCTCGACGAGAAACACCTTTACCCAGAACCACGGGAAATCGATTATGGCCATCGGCACTCCGGAAAGGCCTATAGCCTTACCCAAGGAGAAGGGGAAGAACAGGCTTACGACCAGCGCGGATATAGCGGCTCCTCTCAGGTTGAAACCTATATGAAGTAGAGCCAGGTTTACCCCGGAATACTCCACCGTGACACCTTCCAGTATCTCCGTCTTGGCCTCCGGAATATCCATGAGCCCCTTACCGGTTTCTCCCGGTATAACCGTGAGAATAGCTACAAACAGACATATCAACCCGAGAAAGCCTGCCTTGCCCACCACGGACCAGACAGAGGTCGCTACGTAGGTCTCCAGGGAGAAGGGATGTCCCGGCATCCCCAGTTTATAGGCGAACCAAGCCAGTGTAGAAACGACTATCGCCAGTGGGACCTCGTAGCTCATCATGAGAATCATCTCTCTCTGAGCTCCTACGTTAGCTATGGGAGAACCACTGGCGAAACCTCCTACCGCCACGGCTACCCCAGAAAGGCTGAGCAGATAGAGGATCAGAATGAGATCGCCGCTACCGTTGAGCACCGGTGGAAGAGAGCCCATCGGGATGTACATGAAGACCATCATACTGGCGATCATCGCCACCCAGGGACCACCGTGGAAGAAGACCGGGGTCGCCCAACGGGGAACGATATTCTCCTTACCCAAAAGCTTCAGTATGTCGTATACGGGCTGAAGCAGAGGCGGGCCGATACGACGCTGCATGACGGCGTGAAGTTTTCTGTCAACTCCCTCGAAAAGCACCGCGAAAACGGTTATGAGAAGCATCAGGGCGATCCCCGCGATCACCCGCATAATAAGACCGAGTATCATGCTCCCATCAGCCTCCTCGTCTTATCAGTCTTCTCTCGGCAGAGCTTCAGCAGGTCGGCTTTGGTCACTACGGACTTCGTACCGGAGCTCGTGTCGGAAAGGACCATCCTCTCCATACAGGAGATACAGGGATCGATACTGTTGATAATCAACGGAGCATCGGCCAGCTCGTTATCCTTGAACATCAGAGGCCAGGACACTGCATTGCTGTAGGTAGGAGCCCTCACCTTCCACCACTGAACGTTCTCCTGCTGAGCCTTCAAACCGACCGCATGGGTATCGTCGCCCCTGGGAGCCTCGATACAACCGTATCCGACACCTTCCGCCTTTTTGAGAACGGTGAGAAGCTTGTTGACCTTGGGCTCAAAGGTTATAGAACCCTCGGGAAGCCCCTCCATTATCTTCTCCAGGATATCCAACGACTGAAGGACCTCGTACACCCTAACGAGGAAGCGATCGTAGACGTCACCATGCACCTCACCGGTGTAATCCTGAGGCACGACCGGCTCGACGTGGATATCGCAGTAAGCATCGTATGGCGCGGACCAACGGACGTCGGCCCGGACTCCGCTACCTCGGGAGGTAGGTCCCAAAGCGCAGTATTTTATCGCCTGCTCGGTGGTAAGAACCCCGACGTCTCTGAGACGGGCCTTTACCACCGGATCGTTTATCGCCGCCTCATAGAAGGAGGCGAACTCGTTTCTGTAGTAATGGATCATATCCATTACCGTTCTCACCACCGCCGGAGTAACGTCCCAACGGACTCCGCCCACGGTGGTGACGGCATAGTTTACCCTGTTCCCCGAAAGGGCCTCGAGAACGTCCATGACCTTCTCTCTCAACATCATCCCTAGATGGAAGGCGCTGTCGAACCCGATGGTGTAACAAGCCACCCCGGACCAGAGTATATGAGAATGAATCCTCTCCAGTTCGAGAACCATGGACCTTATGTACTGGGCTCTGATCGGAACCTCTATCTGGGCGGCATCCTCCACGGCCTTAACGAAAGCTATGGCGTGGCTGAAGGAACAGATACCGCAGACCCTCTCGGCCAGGTATATCACCTGTATCGGGTTTCTCTCCCTGGCCATGAACTCCACCCCTCGGTGGATGGCTCCTGGACGAATTACCGCGTCTTTTATGTGTTCTCCCTCGATATCCAGCCACGCGGTGATGGGCTCTTTCAGCCCTACGTGAACCGGACCGATGGGAAGCTTATAGGTTTTAGTCTCGCTCATAGTAGCCCTCCTAGGAGAGATCCTCTACCAGGTCTTCGCCCGGAGCCGTCTCGTCCCTGCGCCATGGGAAGACTTCCCTGTTCCAATCATCGGGCAAGAAGACGAGGGCCTTGTTGGGAAGACCGATGTGGTCCACACCAAACATCTCCTGAATCTCCCTCTCGCTGTACTCGACCCCCGGAATACGGCTGAAAAGCGAATCCACAGTGAGATCGTCTTTCGGCACATGAACGCATACGGTAACGTGAAGGCTGACGCCCCTCTCTACGGCTCTGTAAAGGTCGAAGTGATAGTAAAGGGAGATATGATCGCCCTCGTCGTCTCCGGAGACCACGTGAA carries:
- a CDS encoding nickel-dependent hydrogenase large subunit, which codes for MSETKTYKLPIGPVHVGLKEPITAWLDIEGEHIKDAVIRPGAIHRGVEFMARERNPIQVIYLAERVCGICSFSHAIAFVKAVEDAAQIEVPIRAQYIRSMVLELERIHSHILWSGVACYTIGFDSAFHLGMMLREKVMDVLEALSGNRVNYAVTTVGGVRWDVTPAVVRTVMDMIHYYRNEFASFYEAAINDPVVKARLRDVGVLTTEQAIKYCALGPTSRGSGVRADVRWSAPYDAYCDIHVEPVVPQDYTGEVHGDVYDRFLVRVYEVLQSLDILEKIMEGLPEGSITFEPKVNKLLTVLKKAEGVGYGCIEAPRGDDTHAVGLKAQQENVQWWKVRAPTYSNAVSWPLMFKDNELADAPLIINSIDPCISCMERMVLSDTSSGTKSVVTKADLLKLCREKTDKTRRLMGA
- a CDS encoding NADH-quinone oxidoreductase subunit C; its protein translation is MLDPMDCFIDREKVVKTPQELAEHLQSVFGDDLSYVDLRGFSEGSSGEVTSHHLWMTIGKSRLLDFVDELGKFDFPNFHVVSGDDEGDHISLYYHFDLYRAVERGVSLHVTVCVHVPKDDLTVDSLFSRIPGVEYSEREIQEMFGVDHIGLPNKALVFLPDDWNREVFPWRRDETAPGEDLVEDLS